In Polaribacter sp. L3A8, a genomic segment contains:
- a CDS encoding endonuclease, with protein sequence MKKIVLLASLFVTLIVSAQQPYYTGVNLTKSGLDLKDELAVKTISAHTNPLSYTPGIWEASKITDVDPTNADNVLLIYGYNDSDGNYITDRTRSKSLNGGTDGSDWNREHTYANSLANPKLESTGKSGPPYAEAFNLRPSDVKMNSNRGNLKFAEGSGNAGTVSGGWYPGDEWKGDVARMMMYMYIRYGDQCKPTGVGVGNLVGPDDEMIDLFLEWNVEDPVSDFERQRNTYHDSNETYAQGNRNPFIDNAYFATRIWGGDAAIDSWGMYTSNDSEAPTVPTSVVLNNATTSTIEVSWSASTDNEAVTAYEIYVNGTLNGKTATTTYKITGLNSNTAYSITVLAKDIASNKSAQSTAANGTTLTDTSAPTIPTNVTITSQSGTSFKVNWTAATDDTAVTSYDVFVDGVLNGSTTTLSYDVTSLSVSTTYAVSVLAKDAANNKSAQTNTINATTTDGSAATNQIFFSEYIEGSGNNKAIEIANFTGQTVSLANYAVKLAANGQNFGTNTLTFTNETIANGDVFVIGNAQITICTSEVDISSNVTYFNGDDVLGLFKNDVLIDIIGKEGVRVNFGKNVTLKRKPTIISTNTVYNADEWIETSTDDCSDLGKHTISTASVNTSDFTSFKMYPNPVTGNTVHFKTVKDVEVTIYTVLGKLVKTTKITATKNNIDISTLSKGIYLLKLNTENQFITKKLVKNN encoded by the coding sequence ATGAAAAAAATAGTACTCCTAGCGTCTCTATTCGTAACATTAATAGTTTCTGCACAACAACCTTATTATACTGGCGTTAATTTAACAAAATCTGGTTTAGACTTAAAAGACGAATTAGCTGTTAAAACGATTTCGGCACATACAAATCCATTAAGCTATACTCCTGGTATTTGGGAAGCAAGTAAAATTACAGATGTAGATCCTACAAATGCAGATAATGTTTTACTTATTTACGGATATAATGACTCTGACGGAAATTATATAACAGATAGAACTAGAAGTAAATCTTTAAATGGTGGTACTGATGGTTCTGACTGGAACAGAGAACATACTTACGCCAATTCTTTAGCAAACCCAAAACTTGAGAGCACAGGAAAATCTGGACCTCCGTATGCAGAAGCTTTTAATTTACGCCCTTCAGATGTAAAAATGAATTCTAATAGAGGTAATCTAAAATTTGCAGAAGGTTCTGGTAATGCAGGTACGGTTTCTGGTGGTTGGTATCCTGGAGATGAGTGGAAAGGTGATGTTGCCAGAATGATGATGTACATGTACATTCGTTATGGAGACCAATGTAAACCAACTGGTGTTGGTGTTGGTAACTTAGTGGGACCAGATGATGAAATGATCGATTTATTCTTAGAGTGGAACGTAGAAGATCCTGTTTCTGATTTTGAAAGACAAAGAAACACATACCACGATTCTAATGAAACTTATGCACAAGGAAACAGAAACCCTTTTATAGACAATGCTTATTTTGCTACTAGAATTTGGGGTGGAGACGCTGCTATAGATTCTTGGGGAATGTACACTTCTAATGATAGTGAAGCACCAACAGTACCTACAAGTGTTGTTTTAAATAACGCTACAACTTCTACAATAGAGGTTTCTTGGTCTGCTTCTACAGATAATGAGGCCGTAACTGCGTATGAAATTTATGTAAACGGAACATTAAACGGAAAAACTGCAACTACAACCTACAAAATAACTGGGTTAAACTCAAACACAGCATATTCTATTACCGTTTTAGCAAAAGACATTGCTAGTAATAAGTCTGCACAATCTACTGCCGCAAACGGAACAACTTTAACAGATACTTCTGCTCCTACTATACCTACAAATGTTACTATTACGAGTCAGTCAGGAACAAGTTTTAAAGTAAATTGGACAGCCGCTACAGATGATACAGCTGTAACTAGTTACGATGTTTTTGTTGATGGAGTCTTAAACGGATCTACAACTACCCTAAGTTATGATGTTACTAGTTTATCTGTATCTACAACATACGCTGTTAGTGTATTAGCAAAAGATGCAGCTAATAATAAATCTGCACAAACTAATACAATTAATGCAACAACAACCGATGGTTCTGCCGCTACAAATCAAATATTTTTCTCAGAATACATCGAAGGATCTGGTAATAATAAAGCTATCGAAATTGCTAATTTTACTGGACAAACAGTTTCTTTAGCAAATTACGCTGTTAAACTAGCTGCTAACGGACAAAATTTTGGAACAAATACTTTAACATTTACTAATGAAACTATTGCTAATGGAGATGTTTTTGTTATTGGAAATGCTCAAATAACAATTTGTACATCAGAAGTAGATATTAGTAGTAATGTAACTTATTTTAATGGTGATGATGTTTTAGGACTATTTAAAAATGATGTTTTAATAGATATTATAGGTAAAGAAGGAGTAAGAGTTAATTTCGGAAAAAATGTAACCTTAAAAAGAAAGCCAACAATCATATCTACAAATACAGTTTATAATGCAGATGAATGGATAGAAACTTCAACTGATGATTGTTCTGATTTAGGAAAGCATACAATAAGTACTGCTAGTGTAAACACATCAGACTTTACATCTTTTAAAATGTATCCTAACCCAGTAACAGGTAACACAGTTCACTTTAAAACTGTAAAAGATGTAGAGGTAACTATTTACACTGTTTTAGGGAAACTAGTAAAAACTACTAAAATTACAGCAACTAAGAATAACATTGATATTTCTACCTTGTCTAAAGGCATTTATCTATTAAAATTAAATACTGAAAATCAATTTATTACTAAAAAATTGGTTAAAAATAATTAA